CATATACCAAGAGTGTGTTTGGacctctctgtttttgttttgtgctgaagcctttggggaccacatgaggtgccagATATAGAAACTGGTACtctcggggcctggagagatagcacagtggtgtttgccttgcaagcaaccaatctaggaccaaaggtggttggttcgaatcccggtgtcccatatggtcccccgtgcctgccaggagctgtttctgagcagacagccagaagtaacccctgagcaccgctgggtgtggcccaaaaaccaaaaaaaagaaactggtactCTCATGCGCAAACACATAGTCCAGCTCTTTGAGCCACCCCTGGGGCTGTTTTGACCCCCCACATTTGATTTAGAATTCCCAGACTCTATGGCAGTTCTGCCTTCTGGGGGGCGGTGACATTAGCCCAGCAGTGCTGGTGTGAACTGTGGGTCTGTGGCTGGGACCAGGCAAAGAAGGGGGCACATTCTCTGCCTCCGCCTTCTCACCTAAGTCTGCAAGAAGGGCACAGGAGGCCTTGGAGACCCAACATCACAGCCATACTGCAGCACTTGGACAAAAGGCCCCTCACATCCTGGAGACTCCTTTTTTGGGGTGAGGTGGGTGATGGACACAACACActaagaggtgctcagggctgattcctggctctgagcctcCTGAAAGGACTTGCAGGACTGTAGACagagccggggatcaaacctggactgaCCCCACACAAGGCAAGGAAAGAGTCAGGCCCCTGTGTGTTTCTCGTTGCcaaggcaagacttttcttgcaTTTCTGTGTTGAGGGTAGATGGACTGAGAGGCCAACACCGCAATGTGGATTCTAGGCTTGTTCACCCCGGCTCTAATCCCTGTGGCAGTGGGGCTGGTTTGTCAGCGCCTTTGTGCCCCTTCTCACAATATTGTGGTTGCTTAAGCTGCCAAGGTTCCGTTTGCTCAGCTGGGTCAACAAGTTTTGTTTCAAAACTACAGCActagacaagagaagagaaggggtACCCAAGGTCACTCGCAGAGTGATGGTGTGTGACGTGAACACAGGGCTCAGGAAATGGGCCTCTGGGAGCAATGGTGTGCAGGGTTTGGTGGCCGATGCTGTGGACTTGGTGTGGAATGTCTCCCAGCATGGGCCTGAGTGTCCAGGGTGTTCCAAGTTTGAGTGCAAGAGAAGCCACATGCCCCCCACTCCCTCCTCCAGGCAAGAGGTTGGGGACTCACAAGGCTACAGGAACCTGAAAGTGCAATGCCTAGGGACAGAAAAGACTGGACTCTCAGGAACTAGAACTCTCAAGCCAATGTCACCCTCGTGTTCAGCCCAGAGTTGGCCACTAGGAGGTATTTGATAAATTCTTGGTGAAAGAATGGAATTGAGTGGAACCTGTGTGTTTCTCAAAGCTTCCGTGGCCTTGAATGCCAGGTCAGAGCTGTCATCTGGAATCTTTACTGTTAGCCACAATCAATCCTGTTTTAAAATATGTgctcagaggctggagagataattcagcagggagggtgctggatttgattcccagcatcctccatggtcccctgaacactgccaggagtgattccttttttttttggtttttgggccacacctggtgacgctcagattactcctggctatgcgctcagaagtcgctcctggcttgggggaccatatgggacaccaggggatcgaaccgcggtccatccaaggctagcgcaggcaaggcaggcaccttacctctagcgccaccgcccggccccaggagtgattcctgagtgtagtgccagtCAGCCAccatcaccaggcgtggcccccaaaccaaaccaaaaccaaacagatagtgtgataatggggctggagagatagtacagcagggagggcacctgtcttgcatgcagctgactcaggtttgatccccagcactgcctatggtcccctgagcacagagtcaggagtaaactttgacccccccaaaaaagtggggGCCTGGATTGCAAGCAGCCTGGCTGCCAGACTCAGAGAGAGCCAGGTAGTTCGTGAGCGGCACATGTGGGACCCTGGGGATTTGCATTCGTGACCacatacttgcaaggcagatgctccatGTTCCTGCCCAGTTCGGCTGGGTCCCTGTGCCTCTAATTCTCTTGTCGTGTGGGAGTTGCTTTCAGATTTAGCCCTGGTGGGGGTCATCTGAAAAGCTTTCATAATTCACTCAAACTCATTCTCATGGAAGCATGGATGGAGGCTTGGATCGAGTGTCAGGCTTGGAGGGCTCTGGGTTTGGTGAACGCAAACCCCTTGGGAGGAACCGTCTCTTCTTTGTGAAGATGGAATGAACGGGCTGTTTGCCATGGTTAAGTGTGTTACAAAGAGAGCATTGGCAGCGGGTAGAGTTGGAAATAAAGCATAACCACAAAACTGGCCTATTATGGCCACAGTAACTCAACCACACGTAACTCGAGGAAAGACaagtttctgggcccggagagatagcacagtggcgtttgccttgcaagcagccgatccaagaccaaaggtggttggttcgaatcccggtgtcccatatggtcccccctgcctgccaggagctatttctgagcagacagccaggaggaacccctgagcaacgccgggtgtggccccaaaaaacccaaaaacaaacaaacaaacaaacaaaaaaagacaagtttCTGTGCAAAGAGGTAGCTCttggaggccagagcgatagcacaacagggagggtgtttgcctggcttgTGGCTGGCcttgagttggatccccagcatcccagagggtctctgaagcctgccaggagtaatttctgagcccaggacCAGGAATAATGCCTAAGTTCCATCAAATGTgcctcaaaaagaaaacaaaactaaacaagacATTTGTTGTTGAGGTTATTGATAGGCAGTGGCTGGATTGAAAGGGGGAAATGAGAGTGTCTCAAGGGAGAAGCAGCAGGGAGTGGGAAGAACTGAGTGTGGGCCAGAGTCATATCAGGGAGCAGGTAAGGAAGCAATCTGCAtcgcatgctgccaacctgggtttgattcctgatatctcAAATGTGGTCCAATCCCCAagcccaagctctgccaggatgccaggagtgattcctgagccatgATCAACCTCGGAGAATCACTGGTTCCAAAATGCAAAAACTGAAAGGGGTGCTGAAAGGATTGAAAGTGATAAGCAGAGTACCCTTTTGGAACCCTACAcctattctttgtgtaaccttacctacaagaaagaccctaccatttctgggaggggtcttgggaaggttataaaaggttttgcctaagGGACAAAGAGGAATTTGCCTGGATGGAAAGGGAGccggaggagagatggctgaaggaagctaagacgcagggcaagttaagaatggcatgtgcttaaataggtttacgattataggccacacatgttggccagggcaaataaagctgatatttcttggaacttgtctgtggatgatttactCACCTCTATTCGAACCTGCTAACCCACTGACTGGAGGGgtttggagccacgtggcctgggatggcaaagaaaggcccgtccatccatccagctccatcctaagggccttatttattaattaaaataacaccctttcagtaacagtattgcagaccacagtgtctaaagggaagaaaggaagagagaggttGAAAGAAAGAttgagagaagaggaggaggtggaggggaggggaaaaagaggaaggagaagaagaagaagaagaagaagaagaagaagaagaagaagaagaagaagaagaagaagaagaagaagaagaagaagaagaagaagaggaggaggaggaggaggtagaagaggaggaggaggtagaagaAGAAGATAGGGaagaaggagataaagaagaggaggaggagaagaagaggaagaagaaggccTGCCCCTGAGGCAGTGTcaggggagggcgggagggaaattggggacatttgtggcaggaaatgtgcactaataAAGGGTGgtgggcattgtatgactgaaaatcaaccaTGAACAATGTTGTGCCCGAGTATCTCACAGGGATTCAATGAAAAATTGTAATTAATTACAAAGAAATCTGCCGCTGGGTGCCAATACCTGTTCCCAGTGCACAAACTAGACTTGCACGTCTTTCTCGGGGGCTGGGTTTGGTCCAcccacagctgtgctcaggaactgttctcatctctgtgctcagggctcattcctggccaCGTTCGGAGGGACCTTTTAGGATATTGGGGACCTGgtgggctgtgtgccaggcaagtgccctaatccAGActccctctccagcccctgatgttttttttattttattattttattttcaagtgaGTGAACTGGAAAGTAATTgcacatttgtgtgtgtttgttttttttccccaaccaCAGAAGAAAATGAGTCAGGCACTGTCCAAACCAAGCCACATCTGGTGGGCAGAGAACCGAATTCTTATGACCTGGTGCAGAGGGCAAACCTTCCCCCACTGGAGAAGCTCAAGGTGTCAGCCACACCAGTGGCCAACGGGCTGGGATTCCACCCCAGTCAGCCCACGGGGTCAGGTGCCACGGACACATCACCCCCAGGACCCGCAGAGCGACCACTAGCGCGATCTGGTAGCAAAGGACAGACGGAAGTCAGTACGGCAAGAGAGGCCTGGACGGAGCTGCCCCCTTCGAAAGGAACCACTGAGGCTGAAGCTCTGGGCGCTGGAGCCCCAGGCCCGCTGTGGGGGGCCGCAGGGGAACCCGAGTCTCCTGcagtggaggaaggaagggaggacacGCAGCTACCTGCAGAGATGTCCACCAGGCATGCCACTGAGGACAGGCCACCGGACACTGAGAGAGAACCCCCGGGCAGTGCAGCCAGGAGCACCGGGGAGCAGTCAGATCAGCACCAGAAGGAAGAGCAGGGTGCTGAGGAGACAGTGGGTCAGAAGGGTTCCCCAAGAGACATCCCAGATCTAAGCTCCCCAGGGCAGCTCCCCCCAGCATCCAGGAGTATTGAGCATCCAGCAGAAATTCTCCAAGTTGGAGCCCACGGGGGCAGCCACAGAGGTGAGTGAGGGGAAGGGTCCTGCCTGCAGGGGACTGCGGGTGGAGCAGGGGAACGGTCCTGCCAGGGTTGGGGGGGCCTAGAATGGGCCGGTCCAGGTGAGAGGAACTGGGTCCACCTCTCACACACATAGACCAacattcacacactcacacacacaatcatACACACATTCACAGACCCACATTCACACAGAGACCCATACTCACACAAAGTCACACACTGATTTACACAGAGACCCACTCATGCAAATAGTCACGCACTCACACAGTCACATACAGTCACACACACATgcccacatacacacaaacacactcatgTAAATTTACATTCACACAGTTCAGGGTGCCATGCACACGCACATCCATGTGAAAGGACTTGAGTCTgtctcacacacatatatatatatttaggaaaatatggggtgccagggattgaacccaggtcaacagcactcaaggcaagctccctgcctgctgtactaccgCTTTAGCTCCAGACAGTCATTTTTCTCTTGGATGATGTCAGCTCTGAGGGACTTTGCTGTTTGGTTTGCAGTACAGGTCATTGGACCCAGGGCCTCCGCATGCAAGTCTGCCTCTGAGCACCCTCCCCAGTGATGGAAAACTTGCCCACTGCTGTTAAGAGAAAAGTGTCTTACTATTTCTGTTGCTTCCTTTCCCAGGTCAGACAGAAGAGGTTGAGTCAGAGATGGTTGAAGCTTTTGAGGAAGTGAGCAGAGGGGCTGAAGCAACAGAAGAGGAAACAGGGGAGGCTGTGGGCACCTCTGCGGCCACCTAGACCTCATGGTGAGCCTCTCAGCCACCGGCAGGCCTGGCACCTGGCACAGAAGGCAGAAGCATGTGGAGCTTACAGCGACAGGACGACCTTTCCGCTTCTCCGTCTTTGAAGGCAGGAATGTGCCGAACGATGTCTAGACTCTCTTCTACAGAACTGCTGAACTATGCCTATTTTCTTTGCCTCTTAGGATGGGTGTGACTTGGAATCTCAGAGATGTCATGTGGTGGGCAGCAAAAGGGGACCTTGGGTCTATTCAGTATCAAAAACGAGATCCCTATAGAGAGGAGGCCTAAGAAAGGGAAATGGGTGATAATACAGAGCTTAAACATCCGTCACAGCCATTGTTGCAATGGGTTAAAGATGAGGCCAATCCTGATTGGTCCTTCCAGAATCCTGGCTTCGAAGGTGGCAGGAAGTTTGGACGATGCCGGCTCCCCATCCCCCTTGTGGGTCTATGGAACAGAAGGCGCTCACATGGATCAGGGttgggcctgagagagagagagaccacaggggttaaggcacttggctGGCATGTGCCCAACCCtgagttgatccccagcactgtgtatggtcccccaaatccatcaggcttgatccctgagcacagagccaggagtaaacctgagcaccacctaatatggcctaaaaccaaaaccgAAACAGAAAGAGTTTTCtggacaatagcacagtgggtagggcattttccttgcatcctagtgacttgggttctatctccagcatcccatatggtcccttgagtgcagagccaggagtaacccctgagctctaccaaaaaccaaaccaaaccaaaccaacaaataatgaagaaaaatggaaaagcaaCAAGACCAGAAAGCGTTATGAATGGATCTTAGCTTGTGAAATGTGGGGAGCGAACCCTCTTCTAAAGAACAGAGAGGGGCGCTGATGtctttggggccattcctggccaTGCTTTGAGGCAccaggtggtgctgaggatcgaaccctggttggttgTGCCCTGAATTGGTGCCTTAGCCCCTGTGATTCCAGCATTGTGAGCTCACCAAGTTTCTTcttagaccagtggtcggcaacctgcggctcgtgagccacatgtggctccttccacttttaatttggctcttctgtgtgtcgggcagccgctccaggagtcaggactctgctcctcgcctctgtcagtgcactctcaaaataaatttcagtcatggttttggcgagatttggctcagttgagaaataaaggttgccgaccactgtcttaGACGATTAATGTTGGGCTGGACAGAGGGAGAACAAGGGAGGGAATCAGGATGTTCAAGGCATCTAAACTGTTTGGCCTGAGTCGCAATGGGAGCCACAGACTGTTTGGAAGTCACTGAGGAGTTTTGTTCCATAGTTTTgtctgaatcaaataatgagaccAAGTTCACCTGCCAAGTGCCTTCTGCTATGTATGAAGTTTATGTAGAATTAGATCCTGAAAACATGTAAGTGTTTTTGTTCCTCTAGTTTGCGTCATGCCTGCGGGTTTTCTGGGTCTCTtcctggctcagggctcagggtCTCTCCCGatggggcttgagggaccacatggtgctggggctcaaacttggGGTTTCCATTTACACATCTCTTTGGTCCCAACATTTGATTTCTTCATCTTTGGTTtgttagttcttttgttttggggctggatcatatggtgttcagagctctgcactcagggatcactcctagcaatgtttgtggggaccataaggggtgccagagattgagccacAGATGGCCACATACCAGGTAAGCaccaccttacccactgtcctatctgtgcagccttttctctctctccctccctttctctctctctctctctctctctctctctctctctctctctctctctctctcatttttatagATGTCTAGTTTTAAGATAACAAGCTCATATGAAATAACTGGAGTCTTTCACCAAAGCTTCTATATTAAAATGACTGAGGTAACTGGTAATAAATttgaatatgataaaatatagggaaaagcttgtctttattctcattgtaTCATGAGCTTATGGTTCTGCCTTGGTTTATGTTATAGtggcaggatcaaacccaggtctcacatgctcaaaacaagtgctctaccactaagaTGCAGTCCTGGCTCCTGATTCTGCCATGAATGAATTGGGGAGGGGGCCAGGGGAGATACACAGCATGGGGTAGGCCCCTAAGTGACTGCCTGGCCTggatatcaataaaaattttattcaaaccCTAAAAACAGTTAAAATGATGCCTAATGTACCAATATTTCAAAGTTTAAATATTCCATATAAATTGAtttcttatttggttttgtttttgggtcactcccagtgataaCTTAGatcttcctggctctgaactcagggtccactcctggtgatgctcaaaggaaggaccataaggggtgctggggatcaaacccagttggtcacatgtaacacaaatgtcctacccactgtactatgactctggaacccatataaatcaatttttttttttgtttttggcaatgctcagaggttactcctacctctgcactcattaatcacttctggaaggctctagGGACTatgtggaatgttggggattgaatctaggttcgCTGTGTATAAGGCTACCCACTATACTTTTGCTCAGGCCCCATAaactaatttttaacaaattaataaatGCCTGCAGTACAGTAAAAATAGTAAGCAAGGCATTGAATGGGCAGTTAATTTTTCTCTCTCGAACCTCTAGGCTTTatacagaaaacaacaacaacaacaaaataccacAAAAGCTTCTACATGCAAAGTTGCTTAGTTTCGAAGTAAGGGGTAATATTTACTTCACTCCCCACATGTTAAACATGTATATTTACCCATACACATTGTAAATGACATATAGCAATTTACATATTTCTTCCCTTGTGAAAAATCCATGGAGAATCACCCACTTGGCCTTCCCTGTGAGGAAGTTTTTTCCCTTGACTTCTGGTGCTAAGGACCCAGACTCTCAAAATGATCTGGTTTGTGCCCTGATTCAGTGGCTCAAGCTAGACAAAAACCTTGGCAGCTGTTCGGAACAGCAAGCACCAGAGCTGGTTTTCCTCATCCGGTGCTACTGACTGTCTGGACCCCCTCTCGAGTGAGACCATCTCAGCAATTTCTACATCTTATCTGGAGGGTAACGGCCCAGAAGGGGTTGACTGTGGCTGCTAGCAGCTTCCTGCGGTGTTAGCATCTGCATTCACCAACAGGGGTGCTCTTGGATCGCTTTAAATTAGGAACggagggagcaatagcacaagggcagggcacttgccttgcacgtggctgacccccAGACCGGACACAGGTtggatcccccgcatcccatgtggtcccctcagcctaccaggagcgattctgagcacagagtcaggagtaatccctgagtaccgccggatgtggctcaaaaacaaaacaaaaaaatacgaacggggcctggagagatagcatggagatagggtgtttgccttacatgcaaaaggacagtggttcgaattctgggctcccatatggtcccctgagcctgccaagagtgatttctgagtgcagagccaggagtaaccctgaacaccgctgtgtgtgacccaaaaaccaaaaaccaaaacaaacaaaaggagccTGGAATACATATATAGTCTCAAGTTCATATGTACATCCAGAGGGATTTAACTTCCAGTggcaacacaacaaaaacaacaaaactctgGGCTGTCTGTGCCCAGCCTATTGAGGCATGCACGGGATAGGTGAGTGTTCAGTCAACCTGGGACATCACTGGTATTTCCATTTAGACCTTTtgtcctggctgtgtgctcagaaattactcctggaaagctcagggtaccctatgggatgctgggaattgaacttggtttggctgcatgccaggcaaatgccccacccactgtgcatATGCGCTGGCCCCTTCATCTAGATTTTTCCCCTCAAGAACTCCTGGTCCAGTGAGCAGACAAGTGCGCCGGGGCTGGTGAGTGGGTGCAGCAGGCcaggcacttgacttgcaggcagccaagctcagttccatcctcagcactgcCTGTGATCCTCAGAGCATAatcagaaatgagccctgagtgcagagccctgagcaacACTCCCCCCTCCCACGTACAcacataaaaccaaaccaaacctgaAGACAACACACAGCATCAACTTtcacaaatgctttacccacacACTGCATGGAATTCAGAGATGCTCTTAGAGGGGCTGAGGAGATGGCAGAGGAGGTAAGATGCGGGCTGTGCTGGCAGAAGATGATGGTTTGCTCCatcactaggaataagccctgagcatggctgataTGACCCCTAGGCCCAGCCTAGTCTGGCAAATGGCAAGCATGAGGCCCTCTCATCTGATCCCCCTAGTTGTCagaggaggaagcaggaggatCCAGAGGGCTCAAGGCAGGGGTTTGAGTTCTGTTTGCCGAGTTTGTGGTGAACAGAAGTTAGGGATCCTCCCTGTGTCACTGACCCTTGGAAACAGATGCACAGAGGAAGGTCTTTTGCTTGGTTTCAGCATCGACTGGTCGGCAAAAGCAGGGGACAATGTTTACTATATAGCAAACCAGCACCCATCCTGGGACTTCTGCACCCTAAGTGGGAAGTCTGCAGACGTCACACCAAGGCCTTCAACACGCTGAACAGGGAAGGAGGGTCATCAAGGCTAGGTCAGTCTGAACTATCTTTTCGtccaattagttttttttttttaatttatttaaagaaaatgcatcacatatttaacataattgatcataatacatttgttttaggaagaccaaaagcaacatgattaaaaaaaaaaagaaaattgaaagaaaaactaaaaagatggaagagaaaggaaagaagaaaaagttcagtagcaagtatatttttgaaaattattgaatcaccaatgaactcataaAAGCACTAGTAGAAATTTTAgtaagctattcttttttttttttaaaggataagagtttaaaaaaatggggccgggaaggtggcgctagagttaaggtgtctgccttgcaagcgctagcgtaggatggacctgaccgcggttcgatccccccggtgtcccatatggtccctccaagccaggggcgatttctgagcccatagccaggagtaactcctgagtgtcaaacgggtgtgacccaaaaaccaaaaaaaaaaaaaaaaaaaaaaaaaaaagagtttaaaaaaatacagtaataacagCTTAAGAGTGGCagttgttgggcccggagagatagcacagcggcatttgccttgcaagcagccgatccaggaccaaaggtggttggttcgaatcctggtgtcccatatggtcccccgtgcctgccaggagctatttctgagcagacagccaggagtaacccctgagcaccgctgggtgtggctcaaaaaaaacaaaaaacaaacaaacaaacaaaaaaagagtggcagttgttgtttgcataggcccagcaaaatatggggaaaatggaaacaaaaagccTTATTGGCCTATTAGTTTGCACATCACTTGCTCAGAGGATCTCCCACCACTGGTGCAAGCTCTCAAGTTTCCAGAAAAGGTGTAACTAGGAAAGCTGTTtggtgttttggggacacatccagtgatgcccaggggttattcctggctctgccctcaggaatcactcctggcaggctggggaccatatgggatgtgggagattgaacccgtgtttgccacatgcaaggcaagttcttttaACCCAgtatactatagctctggccctgggagagttcttttgttttaactttgtccactttttttccttttacaataTAGGTACTTTTGAGCAAGTGATAGGCCAGCGGGGAGGCGCtgagccaacctgagttcaatctcagcACCTCGTATGGTCCCCAGGGCACCATCAGgactgaaccctgagtgcagagttaaaagccctgagcaccctaaCTGTCACCACAGATttatgttgggctggagagatcactAATAGGTTGAAACATGGGCTTTATCTGCTTGCtggatgccagggtttgatctttggcaccacatggccaccccaaagcaccaccaggtctggccccaaaattaaaaaacgcCCCATATCACTACAACAAAAATCATTCATGCTATCATTAATTCATAGAGAGTACTAGCCTTTAATCTTCAAATCATCTATGGAACTCTCCAAACATTTAGTGGGGGAGGGCAGAGATTGGAGGGAGGGGGTTGTAAGGCATTTGCATCGCCTACATCGGTcctgatttgatttccagcacctgTAAGAGGCCCCATGCATGGCCAGGGGTCACTCTctgagctcttctgggtgtgatccaaaccctaCCCCTTCCCCACCTCAAACTCTTGTTTGGTTCCTGGGAGACAGTTCAAACTGATTAGAGCATAGGCTTTGCATCTGGAATGTCTGGAATCCATTCTGGAAACCATGTGGTTCCTGAGCCACCCGGAGCAGCCCACCCAATGTGGACccacattttggttttgtttttggaccatacccagtgg
This is a stretch of genomic DNA from Suncus etruscus isolate mSunEtr1 chromosome 5, mSunEtr1.pri.cur, whole genome shotgun sequence. It encodes these proteins:
- the ERICH5 gene encoding glutamate-rich protein 5; protein product: MGCSSSAFHKVRVSSGIRREENESGTVQTKPHLVGREPNSYDLVQRANLPPLEKLKVSATPVANGLGFHPSQPTGSGATDTSPPGPAERPLARSGSKGQTEVSTAREAWTELPPSKGTTEAEALGAGAPGPLWGAAGEPESPAVEEGREDTQLPAEMSTRHATEDRPPDTEREPPGSAARSTGEQSDQHQKEEQGAEETVGQKGSPRDIPDLSSPGQLPPASRSIEHPAEILQVGAHGGSHRGQTEEVESEMVEAFEEVSRGAEATEEETGEAVGTSAAT